A genomic region of Tamandua tetradactyla isolate mTamTet1 chromosome 2, mTamTet1.pri, whole genome shotgun sequence contains the following coding sequences:
- the TRIM63 gene encoding E3 ubiquitin-protein ligase TRIM63 — protein sequence MDYKSNLIQDGNPMENLEKQLICPICLEMFTKPVVILPCQHNLCRKCANDIFQAANPYWTGRGSSVSMSGGRFRCPSCRHEVVMDRHGVYGLQRNLLVENIIDIYKQECSSRPLQKGSHPMCKEHEDEKINIYCLTCEVPTCSMCKVFGAHKACEVAPLHSVFQGQKTELSNCISMLVAGNDRVQTIITQLEDSCRVTKENSHQVKEELSQKFDVLYAILDEKKSELLQRITREQEEKLSFIEALIQQYQEQLDKSTKLVETAIQSLDEPGGATFLMSAKQLIKSIVEASKGCHLGKTEQGFENMDYFTLDLEHIADTLKAIDFGTEEEEEDFIEEEGEDQEEEESTEGKEDGHQ from the exons ATGGATTATAAGTCAAACCTGATCCAGGATGGGAACCCGATGGAGAACTTGGAGAAGCAGCTGATCTGTCCCATCTGCCTGGAGATGTTTACCAAGCCGGTGGTCATCTTGCCGTGTCAGCACAACCTGTGCCGGAAATGTGCCAATGACATCTTCCAG GCCGCAAATCCCTACTGGACTGGCCGGGGCAGCTCAGTGTCCATGTCCGGAGGCCGGTTCCGCTGTCCCTCCTGCCGCCACGAGGTGGTCATGGACCGCCACGGAGTCTACGGTCTGCAGAGGAATCTGCTCGTGGAGAACATCATCGACATCTACAAGCAGGAGTGTTCCAG CCGGCCCCTGCAGAAAGGCAGCCACCCCATGTGCAAGGAGCATGaagatgagaaaatcaacatCTACTGCCTTACGTGTGAGGTGCCCACGTGCTCCATGTGCAAGGTGTTTGGAGCCCACAAGGCCTGTGAGGTGGCCCCGCTGCACAGCGTCTTCCAGGGACAAAAG ACTGAACTGAGCAACTGTATCTCCATGCTGGTGGCAGGAAATGACCGTGTACAGACCATCATCACTCAGCTGGAGGACTCCTGTCGAGTGACCAAG GAGAACAGTCACCAGGTGAAGGAAGAGCTGAGCCAGAAGTTCGACGTACTATACGCCATCCTGGATGAGAAGAAGAGTGAGTTGTTGCAGCGGATCACACGGGAGCAGGAAGAGAAGCTCAGCTTCATCGAAGCCCTCATCCAGCAGTACCAGGAGCAGCTCGACAAGTCCACCAAGCTGGTGGAGACAGCCATCCAGTCCCTGGATGAGCCTGGCGGGGCCACCTTCCTCATG AGTGCCAAACAACTCATCAAAAG CATTGTGGAAGCATCCAAGGGCTGCCATCTGGGGAAGACAGAGCAGGGCTTTGAGAACATGGACTACTTTACTTTGGACTTGGAGCACATAGCAGACACCCTGAAGGCCATTGACTTTGGGACAG aagaggaagaggaagacttcattgaagaagagggagaagatCAGGAAGAGGAAGAGTCCACAGAGGGGAAGGAAGATG gaCACCAATAA